A single genomic interval of Adhaeribacter pallidiroseus harbors:
- a CDS encoding Hsp20/alpha crystallin family protein, with product MKLIKNKEFLQQIAHQIDVLNTLGGGISLPQVKIDKQEKGAIIRVSIPAVSPEAYHIALDQNQLTIIAAHRFEEDSNSLIPLFSQQFTLPPQVDLSRIDAVYEVQELQVRLPYHTSVYKTRNIDITIKD from the coding sequence ATGAAGCTAATTAAAAATAAAGAGTTCTTGCAACAAATTGCCCACCAGATTGATGTTTTAAATACTTTAGGTGGTGGTATTAGCTTGCCGCAAGTAAAAATAGATAAACAGGAAAAAGGAGCTATTATTCGGGTTTCTATTCCTGCGGTGAGTCCGGAAGCTTACCACATTGCGTTAGACCAAAATCAATTAACGATAATTGCGGCTCACCGGTTTGAAGAAGATTCTAATTCGTTAATTCCGCTGTTTAGCCAGCAGTTTACGCTGCCCCCGCAGGTAGATTTATCGCGCATCGATGCGGTTTACGAAGTTCAGGAACTACAGGTACGCTTGCCTTATCACACATCGGTTTACAAAACCCGTAATATAGATATTACTATTAAAGACTAA
- a CDS encoding nucleoside deaminase, which translates to MDEFMRMAIAEAQQGLAEGGIPIGSVLVKDSQLIARGHNKRVQENNPILHGEMDCLNNAGRIGSYRNTVIYSTLMPCYMCAGTIVQFKIPKVIVGESQTFSGARTFMEAHGVEVIDLNLPECVEMMQQFIQAKPDIWFEDIMEL; encoded by the coding sequence ATGGATGAATTTATGCGAATGGCGATAGCCGAGGCCCAGCAAGGCTTAGCAGAAGGCGGTATTCCGATTGGCTCGGTACTAGTTAAAGATAGCCAGTTAATTGCCCGCGGCCATAACAAACGGGTACAGGAAAATAACCCTATTCTGCACGGCGAAATGGATTGCCTGAATAATGCTGGTCGCATAGGCAGCTACCGCAACACCGTTATTTACTCTACTTTAATGCCTTGTTACATGTGCGCCGGCACCATTGTGCAATTTAAAATACCTAAAGTAATCGTAGGCGAATCGCAAACGTTTAGTGGGGCCCGCACTTTTATGGAAGCGCACGGCGTGGAAGTAATTGATTTAAATTTACCCGAATGCGTGGAGATGATGCAGCAATTTATTCAGGCAAAGCCCGACATCTGGTTCGAAGATATTATGGAACTCTAA
- a CDS encoding C10 family peptidase — MAEFYGCFTGNRPLPQELTNAIAQKENIRHIIKEDSVKLLIQKEVDAKRPVCFYYENFTTNGHSTVIDGYIRQSSILGCLSITGG, encoded by the coding sequence GTGGCAGAATTTTACGGCTGCTTTACCGGTAACCGACCTTTACCCCAAGAACTAACGAATGCCATTGCCCAAAAAGAAAACATCCGGCATATTATAAAAGAGGACAGCGTAAAGCTACTCATCCAAAAAGAAGTAGATGCGAAGCGCCCAGTATGTTTTTACTATGAAAATTTTACAACTAATGGCCATTCTACCGTAATCGATGGGTATATCCGGCAAAGCAGTATTTTGGGGTGCCTATCAATTACGGGTGGGTGA
- a CDS encoding class I SAM-dependent methyltransferase, which produces MYQQEEEWFSTWFNSPYYQILYKNRDTQEAHAFLDKLIAHLNTKFTYRILEMNCGTGQQAAYLNQKGFHVTGLDVSEKNIARAKQFKNEHLQFYQHDMRDIFRTAYYDLILNLFTNFGYFDSETENVVALRSTVSAIKPGGKLVIDFINTNQAIQQVTDGEEKTIDGLLFQISRKVEKGFLVKTIAVTDQDQQHTFYEKVRALTYDQFMEYFRMTSLRLINVFGSYELEPFNPETSERMIFILKK; this is translated from the coding sequence ATGTACCAGCAAGAGGAAGAGTGGTTTAGTACCTGGTTTAATTCGCCGTATTACCAAATTTTGTACAAAAATCGCGACACTCAGGAAGCGCACGCGTTTCTAGATAAGCTAATTGCCCATCTAAATACGAAGTTTACTTACCGGATTTTAGAGATGAATTGCGGCACCGGGCAGCAAGCGGCTTACTTGAATCAAAAAGGGTTTCATGTTACAGGCCTCGATGTTTCGGAAAAGAATATTGCTCGTGCTAAACAATTTAAAAACGAGCATTTGCAATTTTACCAGCACGATATGCGGGACATTTTCCGAACCGCTTACTACGACTTAATTTTAAATTTATTTACCAATTTTGGCTATTTTGATTCTGAAACCGAGAACGTAGTGGCTTTGCGTTCTACAGTTTCGGCTATTAAACCGGGTGGTAAACTTGTTATTGATTTTATAAATACCAATCAGGCCATTCAGCAGGTAACGGATGGCGAAGAGAAAACCATAGATGGCCTTTTATTTCAAATATCCCGGAAAGTAGAAAAAGGCTTTCTGGTGAAAACCATTGCGGTAACTGACCAAGATCAGCAACATACCTTCTACGAAAAAGTGCGGGCCCTAACCTACGATCAGTTCATGGAATACTTCCGGATGACGAGCTTGCGCTTGATAAATGTTTTTGGTTCTTACGAATTGGAGCCTTTCAATCCGGAAACCAGCGAGCGCATGATTTTTATTCTTAAAAAATAA
- a CDS encoding helix-turn-helix transcriptional regulator, translating into MQEELAGHKGGNRQTIHAIELGKYIPSTELAFQIAQLFGKQVEPLFTLEITD; encoded by the coding sequence ATCCAGGAAGAACTCGCCGGCCACAAGGGAGGTAACCGGCAAACCATTCACGCCATTGAATTGGGTAAATACATTCCGTCTACGGAGCTGGCCTTCCAAATAGCGCAACTTTTCGGCAAACAAGTAGAGCCGCTATTTACTCTCGAGATCACAGATTAA
- a CDS encoding DUF7948 domain-containing protein, with protein sequence MKQFLPLFSKLLIGCLSIISVAQAQTAKPSSMPARISSQPAADKSLQFIQNKNQWPASVRFAADLPDGRLFLQDASFVYNFLDGSKIPNHHSDQTVPVRNASLPFKIKGHSYQVTFLNAAKNTVKVNGSDLRPGLRNYYLGNDPKKWASGVKSYGEVNYQNLYANVAMRLYQKEAHLKYEFLLKPNTDPKQIKLQYDGAAIALQSNGDLKITTSVNTVIERKPVAYQTINGQLREVPCRFKLDGKVLSFDFPAGYAANVPLLIDPELVFSSFSGSIADNWGFTATYDNDGNIYSGGATTAVGFPATAGAYDIEWNGNAETSPQVNGGWDIAILKYNPTASGPASLIYATYLGGSRTDLPSSLVVNSKNELMILGTTSSEDYPVTAGAVNSTFIGDLSINADGNRSSTHPLPGVGYGLGSDLIISRLSADGSALLASTFMGGSRNEGLLDLESPLTHNYGDQFRSDIITDDADNVYVVSSTASADFPVKNGFQNQSGGGATDAVIFKLDANLSTIAWSSYLGGSGTDAAYSIQLEAATNSIFICGGTSSTTLPGVTGAYRPEYLGGAADGFVAKISNDGQQLQRVSYLGTSSFDQAYFVQLDGTGNVYLLGQTRGNYPITRGVYTVANGRQFIQKLNNNLSASILSTVFGSNDNPVVTNISPTAFLVDDCNRLYVCGWGGDVNANRPYNNGTTQGLPVTANAQQATTDGQDFYLMLLSSDASALEYATFIGGTGERGEHVDGGTSRFDKRGFVYQAVCGGCGRSSLFPTTPNAWSAVNPSNNCNNAAFKFDFNIVTARAGDNESVCVTAAPIQLTGFSPEGGTWSGPGVTADGKFTPSPNLIGVQTLSYTVANGSCKSIATKTITVEAGPAITFTSLPPVICLPNGAIPLVGSVAGGVFSGPGVTGDVFDPAVAGVGTHIITYISANGPDCPSISQQQVVVHQTPAVVAGPDERICAGSSPIQLTDFSPAGGTWSGTGVSTSGLFTPTADMSGTYTLNYTVVINNCSATAVKIITIDPTARFVQGPDQVVCADTAPFQITDEVPPGGTWSGNGVSPNGLFTPGSQVIGTNVLTYSLTLGACIGTTTKTITVAPVPTIIASAEPTECGSATELRGYAPFTAKFMNTTTGGTGYLWDFGDGATSNEPVPNHIYTQEGTFKISLTVYFGDNCQITQEIISVITDKKQLIPNVFTPNGDGKNDTFVPGITCLPTDLKVFNRWGQVVYDQKNYQNTWDGKDLPEGIYYYQLTNTKGSNWKGWVEIVR encoded by the coding sequence ATGAAGCAATTTTTACCTCTTTTCAGCAAACTGCTTATTGGTTGTCTTTCTATTATTTCGGTTGCTCAGGCCCAAACAGCCAAACCGTCTTCTATGCCGGCCCGGATAAGTAGCCAGCCAGCAGCAGATAAGAGTCTCCAATTTATTCAAAATAAAAACCAATGGCCGGCTTCCGTCCGTTTCGCCGCCGACCTACCCGATGGCCGGCTTTTTCTGCAGGATGCTAGTTTTGTTTATAATTTTCTCGATGGCTCTAAAATACCTAATCATCATAGCGACCAGACGGTACCTGTACGCAATGCCTCGCTTCCTTTTAAAATCAAGGGCCATTCGTATCAAGTAACGTTTCTGAATGCGGCTAAAAATACGGTTAAAGTAAATGGCAGCGATTTGCGGCCGGGCCTACGGAATTATTATCTGGGCAACGATCCTAAAAAATGGGCATCCGGCGTAAAAAGTTACGGAGAAGTAAACTACCAAAATTTATACGCCAACGTAGCCATGCGGCTTTATCAAAAGGAAGCTCATTTAAAATACGAATTTCTGCTAAAGCCAAACACCGACCCTAAACAAATTAAACTACAGTACGATGGGGCGGCGATAGCCTTGCAAAGCAACGGCGATTTAAAAATTACCACGTCGGTTAATACCGTGATCGAACGCAAGCCGGTGGCTTACCAAACCATTAATGGCCAATTGCGCGAAGTGCCTTGCCGGTTTAAATTAGATGGAAAAGTACTTTCGTTTGATTTCCCGGCGGGTTATGCCGCTAATGTGCCTTTGCTTATTGATCCGGAACTGGTTTTTTCGTCGTTTAGTGGTTCTATTGCCGATAACTGGGGGTTTACGGCTACTTACGATAACGATGGCAATATCTATTCCGGAGGCGCTACCACGGCGGTTGGGTTCCCGGCTACGGCAGGCGCCTACGATATCGAGTGGAATGGCAATGCCGAAACTAGCCCGCAAGTTAACGGTGGCTGGGACATTGCTATTTTAAAATATAACCCTACAGCGAGTGGCCCGGCTTCGCTAATATACGCCACGTATTTAGGCGGTAGCCGCACCGATCTGCCCAGTAGCTTAGTGGTCAATAGCAAGAATGAGCTCATGATTTTGGGTACCACCAGTTCCGAAGATTATCCCGTAACGGCTGGCGCGGTAAATTCCACTTTTATCGGCGACCTTAGTATTAATGCGGATGGCAATAGATCATCCACGCACCCCTTGCCGGGCGTTGGTTATGGGCTAGGCTCCGATTTAATTATCAGTCGCCTTAGCGCCGATGGTTCCGCGTTGTTAGCTTCTACTTTCATGGGAGGTTCTCGGAACGAGGGTTTGCTGGACCTGGAATCACCCCTCACGCACAACTACGGCGACCAGTTCCGGAGTGATATTATCACCGACGATGCCGATAATGTTTACGTGGTTTCTTCAACCGCTTCTGCGGATTTTCCGGTTAAAAATGGTTTTCAAAATCAAAGCGGTGGAGGTGCAACCGATGCCGTTATTTTTAAATTAGATGCTAACCTCAGTACTATAGCGTGGAGTTCGTATTTAGGAGGTTCCGGCACCGATGCCGCTTATTCTATTCAATTAGAAGCAGCTACCAATTCTATTTTTATTTGCGGCGGTACCAGTAGTACTACCTTACCCGGTGTTACCGGCGCGTACCGGCCTGAATACCTAGGCGGTGCAGCGGATGGTTTCGTAGCTAAAATCAGTAACGACGGGCAACAGCTACAACGGGTTTCGTACCTGGGCACCAGCAGTTTCGACCAAGCGTATTTCGTGCAATTGGATGGTACGGGTAATGTATACCTGTTGGGACAAACCCGAGGTAATTATCCAATTACGCGGGGAGTGTATACGGTTGCCAATGGCCGCCAGTTTATTCAAAAATTAAACAATAATTTATCTGCCAGTATTTTATCGACGGTATTTGGAAGTAATGATAACCCAGTAGTAACCAATATATCGCCGACGGCTTTTTTAGTGGATGATTGTAACCGCCTTTACGTGTGCGGCTGGGGCGGCGACGTTAATGCCAATAGACCTTATAATAACGGCACTACCCAGGGTTTGCCGGTTACTGCTAACGCGCAGCAAGCCACTACCGATGGACAAGATTTTTACCTGATGCTGTTATCCAGCGATGCCTCGGCTTTAGAGTACGCCACCTTTATTGGTGGTACCGGAGAGCGTGGCGAGCACGTGGACGGCGGTACCAGCCGCTTTGATAAACGGGGATTTGTTTACCAGGCCGTGTGCGGAGGATGCGGTCGTAGTTCCTTATTTCCTACCACGCCTAATGCCTGGTCAGCGGTTAACCCCTCTAATAACTGTAACAACGCCGCCTTTAAGTTTGATTTTAACATTGTAACGGCCCGCGCCGGCGATAATGAATCGGTATGTGTCACCGCAGCACCTATTCAGCTGACTGGTTTTTCGCCGGAAGGCGGCACCTGGTCGGGCCCAGGCGTAACTGCGGATGGTAAATTTACGCCAAGTCCTAATTTAATAGGCGTACAAACCCTTAGTTATACGGTAGCCAATGGTAGTTGCAAGAGTATCGCCACTAAAACCATTACGGTAGAAGCCGGGCCGGCAATTACTTTTACAAGTTTGCCTCCTGTTATTTGTTTGCCCAACGGCGCTATTCCCTTAGTTGGTTCGGTAGCAGGTGGCGTCTTTTCCGGCCCTGGCGTAACGGGCGATGTATTTGATCCGGCCGTAGCGGGTGTAGGAACCCACATCATTACATATATTTCAGCTAATGGCCCCGATTGCCCTTCCATTAGTCAACAACAAGTAGTCGTTCATCAAACCCCAGCCGTTGTTGCAGGGCCTGATGAACGGATTTGCGCGGGCTCCTCCCCTATTCAATTAACCGACTTTTCCCCGGCTGGCGGCACCTGGTCGGGAACCGGAGTAAGTACTAGTGGTTTATTTACCCCTACCGCCGATATGAGCGGCACCTATACGCTTAACTACACCGTGGTTATTAATAATTGCTCTGCCACAGCCGTTAAAATAATCACGATCGATCCTACAGCCCGGTTTGTGCAAGGCCCTGATCAGGTAGTTTGCGCTGATACGGCTCCTTTCCAGATTACGGATGAAGTACCTCCGGGCGGCACGTGGTCAGGAAACGGCGTTAGCCCAAATGGTTTGTTTACGCCGGGTTCTCAGGTAATTGGGACCAATGTACTCACTTATTCCTTAACTTTAGGAGCATGCATCGGTACTACTACCAAAACTATTACGGTAGCTCCGGTACCAACTATAATAGCCAGTGCCGAGCCTACCGAGTGTGGTTCGGCAACCGAGTTGAGAGGCTACGCTCCTTTCACGGCTAAATTTATGAATACTACCACCGGGGGCACTGGTTACCTGTGGGACTTTGGCGATGGCGCTACCTCTAATGAACCCGTACCCAACCATATTTATACCCAGGAAGGAACTTTTAAAATAAGCCTTACGGTATACTTTGGCGATAACTGCCAGATTACCCAGGAAATAATTTCCGTAATCACCGACAAAAAGCAATTGATCCCGAATGTTTTTACCCCAAACGGCGATGGCAAAAACGATACGTTTGTGCCCGGCATTACCTGCCTGCCTACCGATTTAAAAGTATTTAACCGTTGGGGCCAGGTAGTATACGATCAGAAGAATTACCAAAATACCTGGGATGGGAAAGACTTACCCGAAGGTATTTATTACTACCAATTAACGAACACGAAAGGCAGTAACTGGAAAGGGTGGGTAGAGATTGTCCGGTAA
- a CDS encoding ZIP family metal transporter — protein MLFASIILFLTVMFSGALVRFFPQHNQQWLKLILAFSGAYLFTLTVIHVLPDVLVDAPDPHAVGYYILAGFFLQLILEIFSQGIEHGHMHHHEKQTDTIPYLLLFSLMIHSFLEGSILIKGEHQLSGHHHAGSDNFYRILAGIAIHHIPAAFALMSILVSRLQNFKKAFLYLIFFAIASPLGLWFSNYVLHEQVQTGNLYIILTGLVAGNFLHISTTILFETSPEHHFNRRKLMATLAGVMLSLLTDWL, from the coding sequence ATGCTCTTCGCAAGTATTATTTTATTTTTAACGGTTATGTTTTCCGGTGCCTTGGTGCGATTCTTTCCGCAGCATAACCAGCAATGGCTAAAGTTGATACTGGCTTTTAGCGGAGCTTATTTATTTACCTTAACCGTTATTCACGTATTGCCGGATGTGTTGGTAGATGCTCCTGATCCGCACGCGGTAGGTTATTACATTCTGGCTGGCTTTTTTCTGCAGCTAATTCTGGAGATATTTTCGCAGGGCATTGAGCACGGCCACATGCACCACCACGAAAAGCAAACCGATACCATTCCGTATCTGCTTTTGTTTTCCCTAATGATCCATTCTTTTTTGGAAGGCAGTATTTTAATTAAAGGCGAACATCAGCTATCAGGGCACCACCACGCGGGTTCCGATAACTTTTACCGGATCTTAGCGGGTATCGCCATCCACCATATACCGGCCGCTTTTGCTTTAATGTCTATTTTGGTATCGCGGTTGCAAAATTTTAAAAAAGCTTTCCTTTATTTGATATTTTTTGCCATTGCTTCGCCGCTGGGTTTGTGGTTCAGTAATTACGTGTTGCACGAGCAAGTACAAACGGGTAATTTGTACATTATTCTAACCGGTTTGGTAGCCGGTAACTTTTTGCATATATCTACCACCATCCTCTTCGAAACCAGCCCCGAACACCATTTCAACCGGCGTAAACTAATGGCTACTCTGGCGGGCGTAATGCTATCTCTTTTAACGGATTGGCTGTAG
- a CDS encoding septal ring lytic transglycosylase RlpA family protein has product MLFSKLQGRLFALLVTCLLSSCARNTTSWKGYTEQGNASYYADKFQGKKMANGQPYRKGKLTAAHKKIPLGTRVRVTNPKNHRSVKVRITDRGPHTRGRMLDLSRAAASRLGIVQAGVAPVKIKVLKPKKS; this is encoded by the coding sequence ATGCTTTTTTCAAAATTACAAGGCCGGTTGTTTGCGCTACTGGTTACCTGTCTGCTGAGCAGTTGTGCCCGCAACACTACTTCCTGGAAAGGCTACACCGAGCAAGGCAATGCCTCTTATTACGCCGATAAATTTCAGGGTAAAAAAATGGCGAACGGCCAGCCTTACCGCAAAGGCAAGTTAACGGCCGCGCACAAAAAAATTCCGCTGGGTACTCGGGTACGGGTTACGAACCCCAAAAATCACCGGTCGGTAAAAGTACGGATTACGGACCGAGGTCCGCACACCCGCGGCCGGATGTTGGATTTATCGCGGGCTGCGGCCAGCCGGTTAGGAATAGTACAAGCAGGGGTAGCGCCGGTAAAAATTAAAGTACTTAAACCCAAGAAAAGTTAA
- a CDS encoding heavy metal-binding domain-containing protein: MKFKNTALGLALASSVYVSACNKPASEENAATTEAAKTTTAPDSASTAQFAYICSMKCEGSASHEPGKCPVCSMDLVKNPDYTGATATPDSLAL; this comes from the coding sequence ATGAAATTTAAAAATACAGCTTTAGGATTAGCGCTAGCCAGTAGTGTGTATGTAAGTGCCTGCAATAAGCCGGCTTCCGAAGAAAACGCAGCAACCACCGAAGCTGCAAAAACTACTACAGCTCCGGATTCGGCCAGTACGGCTCAGTTTGCTTATATCTGCTCGATGAAATGTGAAGGCAGTGCGAGCCACGAACCAGGCAAGTGCCCGGTTTGCAGTATGGATTTAGTGAAGAACCCGGATTATACAGGAGCTACGGCTACACCAGATTCTTTAGCTTTATAA
- the nadC gene encoding carboxylating nicotinate-nucleotide diphosphorylase yields the protein MRPSYITDESLKQFIKQALAEDIGDGDHSSLASIPDSAQNEAKLLVKGTGILAGVELAQEIIREVDATLTLEVFITDGTPVKPGDIAFYVAGKAQSILTAERLVLNCMQRMSGIATFTHQLNQLIAGTNARLLDTRKTTPNFRMLEKWAVLIGGGVNHRYGLFDMIILKDNHVDYAGGIKQAITATHEYLQRTNRQLKIVVETRNLQEVRQVLDTGGVDRIMLDNMTPDQLREAVQFINGQYPTEASGGITEETIATIAATGVDFISVGALTHSIRSLDLSLKAKK from the coding sequence GTGAGACCATCCTACATAACCGACGAAAGTTTAAAGCAATTTATAAAACAAGCATTAGCCGAAGATATCGGCGACGGCGATCATTCGTCATTGGCGTCTATACCGGATAGCGCCCAAAACGAAGCTAAGTTGCTGGTAAAAGGAACCGGCATTCTGGCCGGAGTAGAACTGGCTCAGGAAATCATCCGAGAGGTAGATGCTACTTTAACCCTGGAAGTATTTATAACGGATGGTACTCCGGTAAAACCGGGTGATATTGCCTTTTATGTAGCCGGTAAAGCGCAATCTATATTAACCGCCGAACGCCTGGTTTTAAATTGCATGCAGCGCATGAGCGGCATTGCTACTTTTACGCACCAGTTAAATCAACTAATTGCCGGCACCAACGCCCGGTTACTGGATACCCGCAAAACTACGCCCAACTTTAGAATGCTGGAAAAATGGGCGGTATTAATAGGAGGTGGGGTAAACCACCGGTACGGGTTATTCGATATGATTATCTTAAAAGATAACCATGTGGATTATGCCGGGGGTATTAAACAAGCGATTACCGCTACCCACGAATACCTGCAACGCACCAACCGCCAGTTAAAAATTGTAGTAGAAACCCGGAACTTGCAGGAAGTGCGGCAAGTACTGGATACTGGAGGAGTAGACCGGATTATGCTCGATAACATGACGCCGGACCAATTACGGGAAGCTGTTCAATTTATTAATGGCCAGTACCCAACGGAAGCTTCCGGAGGTATTACCGAGGAAACTATTGCCACCATAGCTGCCACCGGCGTAGATTTTATCTCGGTAGGAGCACTTACCCATTCTATCCGCAGCCTGGACCTGAGCTTAAAGGCCAAGAAATAA
- a CDS encoding YcxB family protein has translation MIIKTKKYKLETSTYIKMAMLEILRKQWWFIIGPIAIACLAFIWPSWWFISGAILIVVLYLLFWAVQFTGVTQLEQNKIIFEKMAYEIDGRQILMKINEKQGMPVNWDMIKTAKKTKDAYFLSLSKAQFIHLPFRIFNNPNDLKMMDAYLKRKNLIA, from the coding sequence GTGATTATTAAAACCAAAAAGTACAAGCTAGAAACAAGTACGTACATTAAAATGGCCATGCTGGAGATCCTGCGCAAGCAATGGTGGTTTATTATTGGGCCAATTGCAATTGCGTGTCTGGCCTTTATCTGGCCTTCGTGGTGGTTTATTTCGGGCGCTATTTTAATTGTAGTGCTTTATTTGTTGTTTTGGGCCGTGCAGTTTACCGGCGTTACCCAACTGGAACAAAACAAAATTATTTTTGAAAAAATGGCCTACGAGATTGATGGTCGCCAGATTTTAATGAAAATAAACGAGAAGCAGGGCATGCCCGTAAATTGGGATATGATTAAAACGGCTAAGAAAACCAAAGATGCTTATTTCTTATCTTTATCTAAAGCGCAATTTATTCATTTGCCCTTCCGGATTTTCAATAATCCAAATGATTTAAAAATGATGGATGCCTACCTGAAACGAAAAAATTTAATCGCCTGA
- a CDS encoding DUF4783 domain-containing protein — MKKIKLVLTMLALVATSLVFTGQAYAQDDVLGGIRTALSEGNSRDLAQFFNTSVEVGIDGNKSTYSQTQAEFVLRDFFSKQAPTGIESVHKGSSDQGLTYEIMKYKYNGGSYRVMVYIKQFKGENLIDTIEFTKE; from the coding sequence ATGAAAAAAATTAAACTAGTTCTAACGATGCTGGCTCTAGTAGCTACCTCTTTGGTATTTACGGGTCAGGCATACGCGCAGGACGATGTGCTGGGTGGAATCCGGACGGCACTAAGTGAAGGAAATTCCAGGGATTTAGCCCAGTTTTTTAATACTTCTGTAGAAGTTGGCATTGATGGTAATAAATCTACTTACAGCCAAACCCAAGCCGAATTTGTGCTTCGGGATTTCTTTAGTAAGCAAGCACCTACGGGTATTGAGAGTGTCCACAAAGGATCCTCCGATCAAGGCTTGACTTACGAGATTATGAAGTATAAGTATAACGGAGGCTCTTACCGGGTAATGGTGTACATCAAGCAATTTAAAGGTGAAAACCTGATTGATACAATTGAATTCACGAAAGAATAA